Genomic DNA from Streptomyces diastaticus subsp. diastaticus:
GGTGGTGGCGACCGCCTGCGAGCCGGAGCCCTTGTCGAAGGCGGCGAACGCCTTGTCGGCCGGGGCGGGCAGCGGCGCGACCGGCTGGGTGCGGCGGGCCGGGGCGGGGCCGCCGAGGGCGGCGCGGCGCTCGGTGAGGTAGCGGACCTCGGGGGAGTCGGCGCCCGGGTGGGCGTACGGCACCTGGCCGTCGGCGAAGGCGCTGTCCGGGATGGGCAGCTCCAGCAGCTCCCGCATGTCCTTGAACTCGTCCACCGTCAGCTTCTTCATCTGGTGGTTGGCGTTCTTGGACTCGAAGCCCTTGCCGAGGGTGAAGCCCTTGACGGTCTGGGCGAGGATCACCGTCGGCGCGCCCTTGTGGGCGAGGGCCGCGCGGTAGGCCGCGTAGACCTTGCGGGGCTCGTGGCCGCCGCGCGAGCGGTGGAAGCACTCGCTGATCTTGTCGTCGCTGATCAGCTTGGCCAGCTCGACCAGGGCCGGCTCGGCTCCGAAGAAGTGGTCGCGGATGTAGGCCGCGTCCCGGGTCTGGTACGTCTGGAACTGCGCGTCCGGTACCTCACGCAGGCGGCGTACGAGGGCGCCGGTGACGTCGAGCTGGAACAGCTCGTCCCAGGCGGAGCCCCACAGCGACTTCACGACGTTCCAGCCGGCGCCGCGGAACTGGGCCTCCAGCTCCTGGACGATCTTGAAGTTGGCGCGGACCGGGCCGTCGAGGCGCTGGAGGTTGCAGTTGACGACGAAGGTGAGGTTGTCCAGGCCCTCGCGGGAGGCGAGCGCCAGGGCCGCCGTCGACTCGGGCTCGTCCATCTCGCCGTCACCGAGGAAGGCCCACACGTGGGAGTCGGAGACGTCCTTGACGCCGCGGCTGGTCAGGTAGCGGTTGAACCGCGCCTGGTAGATCGCGGAGAGCGGGCCGAGGCCCATCGAGACGGTCGGGAACTCCCAGAGCCACGGCAGGCGGCGCGGGTGCGGGTACGACGGGAGGCCGTTGCCCCCGGACTCGCGGCGGAAGTTGTCGAGCTGGGTCTCGTCGATCCGGCCGTCGAGGAAGGCGCGGGCGTAGATGCCGGGGGAGGCGTGGCCCTGGATGTAGAGCTGGTCGCCGGAGCCGTCCCCCTCCTTGCCGCGGAAGAAGTGGTTGAAGCCGGTCTCGTAGAGCCAGGCGGCCGAGGCGAAGGTGGCGATGTGGCCGCCGACGCCGTACTTCGAGCCGCGGGTGACCATCGCGGCCGCGTTCCACCGGTTCCAGGCGGCGATGCGGCGCTCCATCGCCTCGTCCGTGCCGGGAGCGAACTCCGGCTCGGCCGCGGTCGGGATGGTGTTGACGTAGTCGGTCTCCAGGAGCTTGGGCAGTGAGACGCCCACGCCCTCGGCGCCCTCCAGGGTGCGCCGCATCAGGTATGCGGCGCGGTGCGGTCCTGCGGCGTCGGTGACCGCCTTCAGGGAGTCCAGCCATTCGCCGGTCTCCTGCGGGTCGCGGTCCGGGAGCTGGTCGAGCTCGCTCGGCTGGAGGGTGCGGGGGTCGGTCATGTCGCCGCCTTCCGGAGTCGAAGGGCGCTCCCGCGGGGGCAGGAGGGTCCCTTGTCGGTAAGGGGTTGGGTGGGGGTGCCCAAGGTCTGTGGCAGGACAGGGCAGGCGGATTCCGCGTGGGAGTCCGAGGGAACTGTAAGCCGCTGATCGATGATCGATCAAAGGGTTGAAGGGAAAAACTTCTCAGAATCAAGGAATTGGCATCGAGTGCCCGCATAGAAGGCACCGCGTGCCTTGTTTTCGCAGGTGAGGGCAGGAATGGGGGCGCGCGGCAAAGCTCGGGCGCCGCTCCAGGGCGGACAGCCCGGGTGCCTCGGGCGACCCGGTGCGAGGACACGGGAACGGCCCCGCGGACGGAGCCGTGCCCGTCGTGCGGCTGCCTTTCGAAGGAAGCTGGTCAAGCCCTCGGCGCGCAGCCGAGCACGTGCGACTTCACCAGGTGCCCGATGTCCGGGTCCTGCGCGCGGAACGCGTCGACGAGCGCCTGATGCTCCTCGGCGTACGACTGCTGGCGGGTGCCCAGCCAGCGGATGGACAGGGCGGTGAAGACCTCGATGCCCAGCCCCTCCCAGGTGTGCAGCAGCACGCTGTTGCCCGCCGCCCGCACCAGTTCGCGG
This window encodes:
- the aceE gene encoding pyruvate dehydrogenase (acetyl-transferring), homodimeric type, with product MTDPRTLQPSELDQLPDRDPQETGEWLDSLKAVTDAAGPHRAAYLMRRTLEGAEGVGVSLPKLLETDYVNTIPTAAEPEFAPGTDEAMERRIAAWNRWNAAAMVTRGSKYGVGGHIATFASAAWLYETGFNHFFRGKEGDGSGDQLYIQGHASPGIYARAFLDGRIDETQLDNFRRESGGNGLPSYPHPRRLPWLWEFPTVSMGLGPLSAIYQARFNRYLTSRGVKDVSDSHVWAFLGDGEMDEPESTAALALASREGLDNLTFVVNCNLQRLDGPVRANFKIVQELEAQFRGAGWNVVKSLWGSAWDELFQLDVTGALVRRLREVPDAQFQTYQTRDAAYIRDHFFGAEPALVELAKLISDDKISECFHRSRGGHEPRKVYAAYRAALAHKGAPTVILAQTVKGFTLGKGFESKNANHQMKKLTVDEFKDMRELLELPIPDSAFADGQVPYAHPGADSPEVRYLTERRAALGGPAPARRTQPVAPLPAPADKAFAAFDKGSGSQAVATTMAFVRLVKDLVRDKETGRRWVPIVPDEARTFGMESLFPSLGIYSPKGQTYEPVDRDQLMYYKEAVNGQILNEGITEAGSMADFIAAASSYSTHGEPMIPFYIFYSMFGWQRTADQMWQLADQLGRGFLIGATAGRTTLTGEGLQHADGHSPVIAATNPAALTYDPAFAYEVAAIVKEGLRRMYGEATPEEDRDVFYYLTVYNEPMPQPAKPAGVDEGILRGLYRFNTAESAGVTVAAANAPRIQLLGSGTAIHWTLQAQRMLAEEWGVAADVWSATSFTELRRDALEADEALLRGEQREPYVRKVLADAEGPVLAVTDYMRQVPDQIAQWVEQDWSSLGADGFGLSDTREGARRHFGVDAESVVVAALAQLARRGEVPARSVKEARERYGL